The Lactuca sativa cultivar Salinas chromosome 2, Lsat_Salinas_v11, whole genome shotgun sequence genome includes a window with the following:
- the LOC111876970 gene encoding uncharacterized protein LOC111876970 yields the protein MEALYSKLYEKYTRVKTHKASEIEHYNFDQEQKFKTYVSAADELIDHLQNEKDTLDAQVNELRNELASIRSAKDEEQKKYEHMLLKENLKIKELSEELERMNRREFHSNTNNEIVPIKQMSTSPLSSIKTNKSSMRKRLRSSIDEHENTSQEESQNDLVKENMFLGAIDDVNQPKCCRRRLGNSVNGSDPSMCMFQELVESLLDLKFSVSTQNDDTLMTAVHDSSGYTFNLGYVKNALGEEELMYKVSSLGTFERVAPEWMREVMLFSKSMSRIFFKKVSAIMKLQE from the exons ATGGAGGCTCTTTATTCAAAGCTCTATGAAAAGTACACTAGGGTCAAG ACACATAAAGCTTCTGAAATAGAGCACTACAACTTTGATCAAGAACAAAAGTTCAAGACTTATGTGTCTG CTGCAGATGAACTGATTGACCATTTACAAAATGAAAAGGACACATTAGATGCACAAGTCAATGAATTAAGAAATGAATTGGCCTCAATCAG ATCTGCCAAGGATGAAGAGCAAAAAAAGTATGAACACATGCTTTTAAAAGAGAACCTGAAAA TAAAAGAACTTTCAGAAGAACTCGAGAGGATGAATAGAAGAGAATTTCATTCAAACACTAACAATGAAATAGTTCCAATTAAGCAAATGTCAACTTCTCCTCTTTCTTCAATCAAAACTAACAAATCATCAATGAGAAAGAGACTTAGGAGTTCCATTGATGAACATGAGAATACCTCACAAGAAGAATCACAAAATGATTTAGTGAAAGAAAACATGTTTTTGGGTGCCATTGATGATGTTAATCAG CCTAAATGCTGTCGTCGAAGGCTTGGGAATTCAG TAAATGGAAGTGATCCAAGTATGTGCATGTTTCAAGAGCTTGTTGAATCCCTACTTGACCTTAAATTTTCAGTTTCAACACAAAATGATGACACTCTCATGACTGCAGTTCATGATTCAAGTG GTTACACATTTAATTTAGGATATGTGAAGAATGCATTAGGAGAAGAGGAGCTTATGTACAAAGTGTCTTCATTGGGGACTTTTGAGAGAGTAGCACCTGAATGGATGAGAGAGGTGATGTTATTTAGTAAGAGCATGTCTCGTATCTTTTTCAAGAAAGTATCTGCTATCATGAAGCTTCaagaatga
- the LOC111876969 gene encoding splicing factor 3B subunit 6-like protein — MATISLRKGNTRLPPEVNRVLYVRNLPFNITSEEMYDIFGKYGAIRQIRLGTNKDTRGTAFVVYEDIYDAKTAVDHLSGFNVANRYLIVLYYQQAKMSKKFDQKKKEEELTKLQEKYGVTAKDLQ, encoded by the coding sequence ATGGCGACGATCAGCTTGCGAAAGGGAAACACAAGGCTACCACCGGAGGTGAACAGAGTTCTCTACGTACGCAACTTACCTTTCAACATCACAAGTGAGGAGATGTACGATATCTTCGGCAAGTACGGCGCAATACGGCAGATTCGTCTCGGCACCAACAAGGACACTCGCGGCACCGCCTTCGTCGTCTACGAAGACATCTACGACGCCAAGACCGCCGTCGACCACCTGTCTGGTTTCAACGTTGCCAATCGGTACCTGATTGTGCTGTATTATCAACAGGCGAAAATGAGTAAGAAGTTTGAtcagaagaagaaggaagaggagCTTACGAAGTTGCAGGAGAAGTATGGTGTTACTGCTAAAGATCTCCAGTGA